Proteins from one Coregonus clupeaformis isolate EN_2021a chromosome 25, ASM2061545v1, whole genome shotgun sequence genomic window:
- the LOC121539609 gene encoding metabotropic glutamate receptor 1 isoform X4, with product MWNMMYLNAIRFLYFPILLYDAFVSPSNIFERSVVPKAGSSRLVARMDGDVIIGALFSVHHQPSTEQVAERKCGEVREQYGIQRVEAMFHTLDRINSNPNLLPNITLGCEIRDSCWHSSVALEQSIEFIRDSLISIRDDDNKDGTSRQWCIEGTPASQPPATKRPIAGVIGPGSSSVAIQVQNLLQLFNIPQIAYSATSIDLSDKTLFKYFLRVVPSDTLQARAILDIVKRYNWTYVSAVHTEGNYGESGMEAFKELASQEGLCIAHSDKIYSNAGEKHFDRLLRKLRERLPKARVVVCFCEGMTVRGLLMAMRRLGVAGEFLLIGSDGWADRDEVVEGYEQEAVGGITVKLQSEEVSSFDDYFLKLRLNTNTRNPWFPEFWQHKFQCRIPGHPLENMNYRKNCSDDLELQNGYESLEDNYVQDSKMGFVINAIYAMAQGLHDMHSHLCPGHVGLCEAMDPIDGSQLLEFLMRTSFTGVSGEDVWFDENGDTPGRYEIMNLQYVEPGAFDYINVGSWHEGQLSIDDYMMQINRSDMVRSVCSEPCSKGEIKVIRKGEVSCCWICTACKDNEIVQDEFTCKACDLGWWPDPELEGCEPITLRYLEWGNPESIVQVVFACLGILVTSFVTFIFVLYRDTPVVKSSSRELCYIILAGIFLGYICPFTLIARPTVASCYLQRLLVGLSAAMCYSALVTKTNRIARILAGSKKKICTRKPRFMSAWAQLVIAGLLVSVQLTLEVTLIILEPPMPVKSYPSIREVFLICNTSTVGMVAPLGYNGLLIMSCTYYAFKTRNVPANFNEAKYIAFTMYTTCIIWLAFVPIYFGSNYKIITTSFSVSLSVTVALGCMFSPKIYIILAKPERNVRSAFTTSDVVRMHVGDGKIACRSNSLLNMFKRKKNSEKCKTSSSKRGAQLAQTVCAREETGSRMLQSDGRHQTLN from the exons ATGTGGAATATGATGTACTTGAATGCCATTAGGTTTTTGTATTTCCCTATTTTACTGTATGATGCATTCGTCTCCCCCAGTAACATATTTGAGAGGTCAGTGGTTCCTAAAGCTGGTTCGTCCCGCTTGGTGGCCAGAATGGACGGGGACGTAATAATCGGTGCCCTGTTCTCGGTCCACCACCAACCGTCAACAGAGCAGGTAGCGGAGAGGAAATGCGGTGAGGTTCGGGAACAGTATGGAATCCAACGAGTAGAAGCGATGTTCCACACCTTGGACCGAATCAACTCCAACCCGAATCTTCTACCCAACATCACTCTGGGGTGCGAGATCAGGGACTCCTGTTGGCACTCCTCAGTGGCTCTGGAGCAGAGTATTGAGTTCATTAGAGACTCTCTCATCTCGATCCGGGATGATGACAACAAAGATGGTACCTCCAGACAGTGGTGCATTGAAGGGACGCCTGCGAGTCAGCCACCCGCCACCAAGAGACCCATAGCCGGAGTCATCGGACCTGGGTCAAGCTCAGTGGCTATTCAAGTTCAGAACCTCCTGCAGCTGTTCAACATCCCCCAGATAGCATATTCTGCGACCAGCATAGATCTGAGTGACAAAACACTCTTCAAGTATTTCCTTAGGGTTGTGCCCTCTGACACTCTCCAAGCCAGAGCCATCCTGGACATAGTCAAACGCTATAACTGGACCTATGTGTCAGCAGTCCATACAGAGG GTAATTACGGAGAAAGTGGCATGGAAGCTTTTAAGGAGCTGGCCTCTCAGGAGGGGCTGTGTATCGCCCATTCAGACAAGATCTACAGCAACGCTGGGGAGAAGCACTTTGACAGGCTGCTGAGAAAGCTGAGAGAACGCCTGCCCAAGGCCCGGGTGGTCGTCTGCTTCTGCGAGGGTATGACAGTTCGTGGACTGCTCATGGCTATGAGACGACTTGGGGTGGCAGGGGAGTTCCTTCTCATTGGCAG TGATGGCTGGGCAGACAGAGATGAGGTGGTTGAGGGTTATGAACAGGAGGCTGTGGGCGGTATCACTGTGAAGCTGCAGTCGGAGGAGGTCTCGTCCTTTGATGACTACTTCCTGAAGCTCCGCCTCAACACCAACACCAGGAACCCATGGTTCCCTGAGTTCTGGCAGCACAAGTTCCAGTGTCGCATCCCAGGGCACCCGCTGGAGAACATGAACTACAGGAAAAACTGCTCAG ATGATCTAG AGCTCCAAAACG GTTACGAAAGTCTAGAGGACAACTATGTCCAGGACAGTAAGATGGGATTCGTCATCAATGCTATATACGCCATGGCTCAGGGTCTGCATGACATGCACAGCCACCTCTGCCCCGGCCATGTGGGACTATGTGAGGCCATGGACCCCATCGATGGAAGCCAGCTGTTGGAGTTCCTCATGAGGACCTCCTTCACTGGGGTGTCTGGAGAAGATGTGTGGTTTGATGAGAACGGAGACACACCTGGCAG GTATGAAATAATGAACCTACAGTATGTGGAGCCTGGTGCGTTCGACTACATCAATGTGGGTTCGTGGCACGAGGGTCAGCTCAGCATTGATGACTACATGATGCAGATAAACCGCAGTGACATGGTCCGCTCCGTCTGCAGCGAGCCCTGCTCCAAGGGAGAGATCAAG GTGATCAGGAAGGGAGAGGTGAGCTGCTGCTGGATCTGTACAGCCTGTAAAGACAACGAGATTGTTCAGGATGAGTTCACCTGTAAGGCTTGCGACCTAGGCTGGTGGCCGGACCCCGAACTGGAAG GTTGCGAGCCCATCACCTTGCGGTACCTGGAGTGGGGGAATCCAGAGTCCATCGTCCAGGTGGTGTTTGCCTGCCTGGGCATCCTGGTCACCTCCTTTGTCACCTTCATCTTCGTCCTGTACCGAGACACGCCCGTGGTCAAGTCCTCCAGCCGCGAGCTCTGCTACATCATCCTGGCCGGGATCTTTCTGGGCTACATCTGCCCCTTCACCCTGATCGCCCGACCCACCGTGGCCTCCTGCTACCTGCAGCGCCTCCTGGTGGGCCTCTCAGCCGCCATGTGCTACTCAGCGTTAGTCACCAAGACCAACCGCATTGCACGCATCCTGGCTGGCAGCAAGAAGAAGATCTGCACCAGGAAGCCGCGGTTTATGAGCGCCTGGGCCCAG CTGGTGATCGCCGGCCTCCTAGTCAGTGTCCAGCTCACCCTGGAGGTTACTCTGATCATCCTGGAGCCACCTATGCCCGTCAAGTCCTACCCCAGCATCAGGGAGGTCTTCCTGATCTGCAACACCAGCACGGTGGGCATGGTGGCGCCACTGGGCTACAACGGCCTGCTGATCATGAGCTGTACCTACTACGCCTTCAAGACGCGCAACGTTCCAGCTAACTTCAACGAGGCCAAGTACATTGCCTTCACTATGTATACAACATGTATCATCTGGCTGGCGTTTGTGCCCATCTACTTTGGCTCCAACTATAAGATCATCACCACATCGTTCTCAGTGAGCCTGAGTGTTACTGTGGCGTTGGGCTGTATGTTCTCGCCCAAGATCTACATCATCCTCGCCAAGCCGGAGCGGAATGTACGCAGCGCGTTCACCACCTCAGATGTAGTGCGCATGCACGTCGGCGACGGCAAGATCGCTTGCCGGAGCAACAGCCTGCTCAACATGTTCAAACGGAAGAAGAACTCTGAGAA GTGCAAGACATCATCCTCCAAAAGGGGAGCACAATTGGCACAGACTGTCTGTGCACGTGAAGAGACAGGAAGCAGGATGCTCCAATCAGATGGCCGTCATCAGACCCTTAActaa